Proteins encoded together in one Ammospiza nelsoni isolate bAmmNel1 chromosome Z, bAmmNel1.pri, whole genome shotgun sequence window:
- the PUM3 gene encoding pumilio homolog 3: MENRGKKKFMGKSGKGPRGKAPHGKRRFKKDNDSGPPRKVFNKEDEEEKLKFISKKFVKGQLRPGKNTVKQFKNKQQPEKFAKERKRRDGEEGGSDSKKPDWNDFKKKRKELKQTRQINDKSNYDIIVKSKQIWEGMRRKKCNKEKREKLMNELQKLLHGKIKNLAFAHDSTRVIQCFIQYGNEKQRQETFEELKDSLIELSKSKYSRNIVKKFLMYGTKAQVAEIIKSFKGHVKKMLRHAEASAVVEYAYNDKAILEQRNMLTEELYGNTFQVYKTPAVPTLDKVLEAQPEKREAILDEMKQILTPMAQKEAVIKHSLVHKVFLDFFTYALPKQRSEMIEAIREAVIYLAHTHDGARVVMHCLWHGTPKDRKVIVKTMKTYIEKIATGEFSHLVLLAAFDCIDDTKLVKQLIISEIKASLPDIINNKYGKKVLLYLLSPRDPAHFVPEIITLLQQGDGNAYSKKNTELRRHELLEAISSPLLEYLQEHTQEVVIDKATFVLVADILRTALGDIQPALDAIAKLAAEELVPGGRDGQLHIAEHPAGHLVLKWLIEQDEKMKASGKEVCFGRTLVEHVGIENLKTWAEVNRGAIILCCLLRSTDENVASIVKKGLKKLIPKLKQNKNVKGIEALLEKLTS, from the exons ATGGAGAACAGGGGTAAAAAGAAGTTCATGGGGAAGAGTGGGAAAGGACCTCGTGGGAAAGCGCCGCACGGGAAAAGGAGATTTAAAAAAGATAATG ATTCAGGTCCACCAAGGAAAGTTTTTAACAAAGAAGATgaggaagaaaagctgaaattcatTTCCAAGAAATTTGTTAAAGGACAGTTAAGACCTGGAAAAAATACTGTCAAACAATTCAAGAATAAACAGCAACCAGAAAAGTTTGCAAAGGAGAGAAAACGCCGGGATGGTGAAGAGGGAG ggTCGGATTCTAAGAAGCCAGATTGGAATgacttcaaaaagaaaaggaaagagttAAAGCAAACCAGACAAATTAATGATAAAAGTAATTATGATATAATTGTAAAATCTAAACAAATATGGGAAGGCATGAGAAG GAAGAAATGCAATAAGGAGAAACGAGAAAAGCTGATGAATGAACTGCAGAAGCTTCTTcatgggaaaattaaaaat CTGGCGTTTGCACATGATTCAACCCGGGTGATCCAGTGCTTTATTCAGTATGGTAATGAGAAGCAAAGGCAAGAGACATTTGAAGAATTGAAAG ATAGCCTAATAGAGTTGAGCAAGTCAAAATATTCCAGAAATATTGTGAAGAAGTTTCTTATGTATGG GACAAAAGCACAAGttgcagaaataataaaaagtttTAAAGGCCATGTGAAAAAAATGCTCCGTCATGCTGAAGCATCTGCTGTGGTGGAATATGCATATAATGACAAAGCCATTCTGGAGCAGAGGAATATGCTGACAGAAGAGCTGTATGGGAACACTTTCCAGGTTTACAAG ACACCAGCTGTCCCAACACTGGATAAAGTGCTAGAAGCTCAACCTGAAAAGAGAGAGGCTATCTTGGATGAAATGAAGCAGATTCTTACGCCAATGGCACAAAA AGAGGCGGTGATAAAGCACTCACTGGTACATAAAGTATTTTTGGACTTCTTCACTTACGCTCTTCCAAAACAAAGATCt GAAATGATAGAAGCTATCAGAGAGGCTGTCATCTACCTGGCACACACTCATGATGGAGCCCGAGTAGTAATGCACTGTTTGTGGCATGGCACTCCCAAG GACAGGAAAGTCATTGTGAAAACTATGAAGACGTATATTGAAAAAATAGCAACG GGTGAATTTTCTCATCTGGTCTTGCTGGCAGCATTTGATTGCATTGATGACACTAAACTTGTGAAGCAGTTAATTATATCA GAAATAAAGGCTTCTTTGCCTGATATAATAAACAACAAATATGGAAAGAAGGTCTTGTTGTACTTGCTAAGTCCTAGAGATCCTGCCCATTTTGTTCCAGAAATCATCACACTTTTGCAACAGGGAGATGGAAACGCCTATAG TAAGAAGAATACTGAACTCCGTCGTCATGAACTCCTGGAAGCCATTTCCTCACCTTTGCTAGAATATTTGCAAGAACATACCCAAGAAGTAGTGATAGACAAAGCTACTTTTGTCTTGGTTGCTGATATTTTAAGAACAGCTCTTGGTGACATCCAGCCTGCACTAGATGCAATTGCTAAGTTAGCAGCAGAAGAGCTGGTTCCAGGGGGCCGTGATGGACAG CTCCACATTGCAGAACATCCTGCAGGCCATCTAGTTTTGAAATGGTTAATAGAGCAAGATGAAAAAATGAAAGCGAGTGGAAAAGAAG TTTGCTTTGGGAGAACACTGGTAGAACATGTTGGTATTGAGAACCTGAAGACTTGGGCAGAAGTAAATCGAGGTGCCATTATTCTTTGTTG CCTTCTCCGAAGCACTGATGAAAATGTGGCAAGCATAGtcaaaaaaggattaaaaaagcTCATCCCAAAGCtgaagcagaataaaaatgtaaaaggaaTAGAAGCATTACTGGAGAAATTGACTTCCTAG
- the KCNV2 gene encoding potassium voltage-gated channel subfamily V member 2, whose amino-acid sequence MLQFNSQQEFLFLKHKGREMEAPNILLRPSKGKEKEGVHVDKQSGTSATTALNTQPLLQLGPEGNYNYYVDDEDEEDEEKEEGNWQHEDAFKGESKASSFIPCSPALSSRSPATSSTPSVLNINVGGQSYRLTYQAVAIYPKTRLGRLATSTDRRCQLGLCDDYAAQVDEYFFDRDPAVFQLVYNFYASGVLRVRDELCPRSFLEELSYWGVRLKYTPRCCRICFEERRDELSEQLKVQRELRSQAEAEENEQLFRHMRYYGPQRWRLWNLMEKPFSSVTAKVMAVASSFFVLISVVALALNTVEEMQQVDWKSGDSRPVLEHVETLCIAFFTLEYLLRLVSTPDLRRFASSALNAVDLIAILPLYLQLLLECFTDDDQPRGRGSQHEHDIEKVGRVSKVGQVLRIMRLMRIFRILKLARHSTGLRAFGFTLRQCYQQVGCLLLFIAMGIFAFSAMVYTVEHDVSSTNFTSIPHAWWWAAVSISTVGYGDMCPETHLGRLFAFLCIAFGIILNGMPISILYNKFSDYYSKLKAYEYTALKKERGKVDFTRRAMRKISECCGEGAPHPLSQQ is encoded by the exons ATGTTGCAGTTTAACAGTCAGCAAGAGTTTCTTTTCCTAAAACATAAAGGCAGAGAGATGGAAGCACCAAACATCCTTCTGCGGCCCAgcaaggggaaggaaaaggaaggcgTTCATGTAGATAAGCAGAGTGGTACCTCTGCCACCACTGCCTTGAacacccagcccctgctgcaacTAGGACCTGAGGGGAATTACAACTATTATGTGGATGATGAAGATGAGGAAgatgaagagaaagaagagggaaattGGCAACATGAAGATGCATTTAAGGGCGAAAGCAAGGCCTCATCGTTTATTCCTTGTTCCCCTGCTCTTTCCTCTAGATCCCCGGCCACATCATCTACTCCATCCGTGCTGAACATCAATGTTGGTGGCCAGAGCTACCGCCTCACCTACCAGGCAGTGGCCATCTACCCCAAGACGCGCCTGGGCCGCCTGGCTACCTCCACTGACCGCCGCTGCCAGCTGGGCCTGTGCGACGACTACGCTGCCCAGGTGGATGAGTACTTCTTTGACCGGGACCCAGCTGTCTTCCAGCTGGTGTACAATTTCTATGCCTCGGGGGTGCTGCGGGTGAGGGACGAGCTGTGCCCCCGCAGcttcctggaggagctgagctACTGGGGCGTGCGCCTCAAATACACACCCCGCTGCTGCCGCATCTGCTTTGAGGAGCGCCGGGACGAGCTGAGCGAGCAGCTGAAGGTGCAGCGGGAGCTGCGCTCCCAGGCAGAGGCTGAGGAGAATGAGCAGCTCTTCCGCCACATGCGCTACTACGGGCCCCAGCGCTGGCGCCTCTGGAACCTCATGGAGAAGCCCTTCTCCTCTGTCACTGCCAAAGTGATGGCAGTGGCCTCCAGCTTCTTCGTCCTCATCTCCGTGGTTGCCCTGGCACTCAACACAGTAGAGGAGATGCAGCAGGTAGACTGGAAGAGTGGGGATAGCCGGCCTGTCTTGGAGCATGTGGAGACTTTGTGCATTGCATTCTTCACATTGGAGTACCTGCTGCGCTTGGTCTCTACCCCAGACCTGCGCCGCtttgccagcagtgccctcaATGCAGTAGACCTCATTGCCATCCTGCCCCTCtatctgcagctgctgcttgaaTGCTTTACTGACGATGACCAGCCCCGGGGTCGGGGCTCCCAACACGAGCACGATATCGAGAAGGTGGGGCGAGTGAGCAAGGTAGGACAGGTGCTTCGCATCATGCGCCTCATGCGCATCTTCCGCATCCTCAAGCTGGCCCGCCACTCCACAGGGCTGCGTGCCTTCGGCTTTACCTTGCGCCAGTGCTACCAGCAGGTGGGCTGCCTTTTGCTCTTCATTGCTATGGGCATCTTTGCCTTCTCTGCCATGGTCTACACAGTGGAGCACGATGTCTCCAGTACCAACTTCACCAGCATTCCCCATGCTTGGTGGTGGGCTGCC GTCAGCATCTCTACAGTGGGATATGGAGATATGTGTCCAGAAACGCACCTTGGACGCCTGTTTGCTTTCCTCTGCATTGCTTTTGGAATAATCCTGAATGGCATGCCCATCTCCATCCTCTACAATAAGTTCTCAGACTATTACAGCAAGCTGAAGGCCTATGAGTACACAGCTCTcaagaaagaaagagggaaggTCGACTTCACACGGAGAGCCATGAGGAAAATATCTGAGTGCTGCGGAGAAGGTGCACCCCACCCTTTGTCACAGCAATGA